A genomic stretch from Caulobacter sp. FWC2 includes:
- a CDS encoding ACT domain-containing protein has protein sequence MSQVIRGAREMVAGMTPDLKPGAYVFCAAGDRDWAGLAPLAMFREADGVSLILEREAAQAAGFPVEAPMALITLNVYSALDGVGLTAAVATALAEAGIACNMVAALNHDHVFVPAGRADDAVEILRQLQAAATAP, from the coding sequence ATGAGCCAAGTCATTCGCGGCGCTCGGGAAATGGTCGCTGGCATGACGCCGGACCTGAAGCCCGGCGCCTACGTCTTCTGCGCCGCCGGCGACCGCGACTGGGCGGGGCTGGCGCCGCTGGCCATGTTCCGCGAAGCCGATGGCGTCAGCCTGATCCTGGAGCGCGAAGCGGCGCAAGCCGCTGGCTTTCCGGTTGAGGCGCCGATGGCTCTGATCACCCTGAACGTCTACTCGGCCCTCGACGGCGTCGGCCTGACCGCCGCCGTGGCGACGGCCCTGGCCGAGGCCGGGATCGCCTGCAACATGGTCGCGGCGCTGAACCACGACCATGTCTTCGTGCCGGCGGGTCGCGCTGACGACGCCGTTGAGATCCTGCGCCAGCTACAGGCCGCCGCTACCGCCCCTTGA
- a CDS encoding GGDEF domain-containing protein, with protein MSDVETTLRGPEAYKIAGRALELMERHQVWPTALNFELWTHYVADPDGALARELTRLISLGEPMTELVSEELAATYLPKARLNEQIRDAGDLLSKELEAVSKAIHNAQKSNAAFGKELAGASKNLDKTTDVDAIKTLVGGLAEATRRVHKENQSLETRLADSTAEVERLREHLEQVRRDATTDGLTNLANRKAFDEELERACAEADEQNASICLAVLDIDHFKGFNDTWGHQTGDQVIRYVASVIGRVAAPPRFAARYGGEEFAMIFPRESAATVATTLEEIRVEVSSRMLKRRSTNEDLGAITISSGFAERKANESGHSLMERADVALYASKRGGRNRVTAAESMPASANAA; from the coding sequence ATGTCGGACGTCGAAACCACGCTGCGCGGTCCCGAGGCGTACAAGATCGCCGGGCGTGCTCTGGAGCTCATGGAGCGCCACCAGGTTTGGCCGACCGCGCTGAACTTCGAGCTGTGGACCCACTATGTGGCCGATCCCGACGGCGCCCTGGCCCGTGAACTGACCCGCCTGATCTCGCTGGGCGAGCCGATGACCGAACTGGTCAGCGAAGAACTGGCCGCCACCTACCTGCCCAAGGCGCGCCTGAACGAACAGATCCGCGACGCCGGCGACCTTCTGTCGAAGGAACTGGAAGCGGTCTCCAAAGCCATCCACAACGCCCAGAAGTCCAACGCCGCCTTCGGCAAGGAACTGGCCGGCGCCAGCAAGAACCTGGACAAGACAACCGACGTCGACGCCATCAAGACCTTGGTCGGCGGCCTGGCCGAGGCGACCCGCCGCGTGCACAAGGAAAACCAGTCGCTGGAAACGCGTCTGGCCGACTCCACCGCCGAGGTCGAGCGCCTGCGCGAGCACCTGGAACAGGTTCGCCGCGACGCCACCACCGACGGCCTGACCAACCTCGCCAATCGCAAGGCCTTCGACGAAGAGCTGGAGCGCGCCTGCGCCGAGGCCGACGAGCAGAACGCCAGCATCTGTCTGGCCGTGCTCGACATCGACCATTTCAAGGGCTTCAACGACACCTGGGGCCACCAGACCGGCGACCAGGTCATCCGTTACGTCGCTTCCGTGATCGGCCGCGTCGCCGCCCCGCCGCGGTTCGCCGCCCGCTACGGCGGCGAGGAATTCGCCATGATCTTCCCGCGCGAGTCGGCCGCGACCGTCGCCACCACCCTGGAAGAGATCCGCGTCGAGGTCTCCTCGCGCATGCTCAAGCGGCGCTCGACCAACGAGGACCTGGGCGCGATCACCATCTCGTCGGGCTTCGCCGAGCGTAAGGCGAACGAGAGCGGTCACTCGCTCATGGAACGCGCTGATGTGGCGCTCTACGCCTCCAAGCGTGGCGGCCGCAACCGCGTCACCGCGGCGGAATCCATGCCGGCCTCGGCCAACGCGGCCTAG
- a CDS encoding enoyl-CoA hydratase/isomerase, with the protein MDYQKIRVSTEDGIATVTLADPTTLNAASLEVARELTHAFASIAAGKVEARAVILTGEGRGFCSGANLSGGGAAGRELDVDGKPDAGSALESTYNPLMTLLKDFPLPIVTAVNGPAAGVGCSIALMGDIIVASESAYFLQAFRRIGLVPDGGSTYLLPRLIGKARAMEMMLLGDKIPAATALQWGLVNRCVPDAELIPTARALAQELARGPAALGAIRKLVWDSLDSDWTGQLHAERKAQKFAGKTEDFLEGVAAFLQKRAASFKGR; encoded by the coding sequence GTGGACTATCAGAAGATCCGTGTCTCGACTGAAGACGGCATCGCGACCGTCACCCTCGCCGATCCCACCACGCTGAACGCCGCCAGCCTGGAGGTCGCCCGCGAGTTGACCCACGCCTTCGCTTCAATCGCAGCCGGCAAGGTCGAGGCCCGCGCGGTGATCCTGACCGGTGAAGGTCGCGGCTTCTGCTCGGGGGCCAACCTGTCGGGCGGCGGCGCGGCCGGGCGTGAACTGGACGTCGACGGCAAGCCCGACGCCGGCTCGGCGCTGGAAAGCACCTACAACCCGCTGATGACCCTGCTGAAGGACTTTCCGCTGCCGATCGTCACGGCGGTGAACGGCCCTGCGGCCGGCGTCGGCTGCTCCATCGCCCTGATGGGCGACATCATCGTGGCGTCCGAGAGCGCCTATTTCCTGCAGGCCTTCCGCCGAATTGGCCTGGTCCCCGACGGCGGTTCGACCTACCTGCTGCCGCGCCTGATCGGCAAGGCGCGGGCCATGGAGATGATGCTGCTGGGCGACAAGATCCCGGCGGCCACCGCCCTGCAATGGGGCCTGGTCAATCGCTGCGTCCCGGACGCCGAGCTGATCCCGACCGCCCGCGCCCTGGCCCAGGAACTGGCCCGAGGCCCGGCGGCGCTGGGCGCGATCCGCAAGCTGGTCTGGGACAGCCTCGACAGCGACTGGACCGGCCAGCTTCACGCCGAGCGCAAGGCCCAGAAGTTCGCCGGCAAGACCGAAGACTTCCTCGAAGGCGTCGCCGCTTTCCTCCAGAAACGCGCGGCGTCGTTCAAGGGGCGGTAG
- a CDS encoding iron-sulfur cluster assembly accessory protein, whose product METAITARPRRPRPKVVTLTDAAAARVKEIMARADKPYAGLRVGVKNGGCAGSEYVFEYAAERGPMDEVVEDKDVTILIEPKAVLFLIGTEIDYEITKLSSKFVFHNPNETDACGCGESVTIQPAAEAPEASEH is encoded by the coding sequence ATGGAAACCGCGATCACCGCACGCCCCCGCCGCCCGCGCCCCAAGGTCGTCACCCTGACCGACGCCGCGGCCGCGCGCGTCAAGGAGATCATGGCCCGCGCCGACAAGCCCTATGCGGGCCTCCGCGTCGGCGTGAAGAATGGCGGCTGCGCGGGTTCGGAATATGTCTTCGAATACGCCGCCGAACGCGGCCCGATGGACGAGGTGGTCGAGGACAAGGATGTCACCATCCTGATCGAGCCCAAGGCCGTACTGTTCCTGATCGGGACCGAGATCGACTACGAGATCACCAAGTTGTCGTCGAAGTTCGTGTTCCACAATCCGAACGAGACCGACGCCTGCGGCTGCGGTGAGAGCGTGACGATCCAGCCGGCGGCCGAGGCTCCCGAGGCGAGCGAGCACTGA
- the sufC gene encoding Fe-S cluster assembly ATPase SufC, producing MLKIQNLHARVEDKPILKGVTLDVPAGEVHAIMGPNGAGKSTLSYVLSGRGGYEVTEGSASLNGDDLLALEPNERAAKGLFLSFQYPLEIPGVPALTFIRTALNAQRRARGEDEVAAPAFLKLAKEKAAALKIDFEMLKRGLNVGFSGGEKKRMEIFQMSMLSPKFLILDETDSGLDIDALKIVSEGVNALRSPERGMLVITHYQRLLDYIKPDKVHVLAAGRIVASGGPELALQLEAEGYDKYVAAA from the coding sequence ATGCTTAAGATCCAGAACCTTCATGCCCGCGTCGAGGACAAGCCGATCCTGAAGGGCGTCACGCTCGACGTCCCCGCCGGCGAGGTCCATGCGATCATGGGGCCGAACGGGGCCGGCAAGTCGACCCTGTCCTACGTGCTGTCGGGCCGTGGCGGCTACGAGGTCACCGAGGGTTCGGCGAGCCTGAATGGCGACGATCTGCTCGCCCTGGAGCCCAACGAGCGGGCGGCCAAGGGCCTGTTCCTGTCGTTCCAGTATCCGCTTGAAATCCCGGGCGTTCCGGCCCTGACCTTCATCCGCACCGCCCTCAATGCCCAGCGCCGCGCGCGGGGCGAGGACGAGGTCGCCGCGCCGGCTTTCCTAAAGCTGGCCAAGGAGAAGGCGGCGGCGCTGAAGATCGACTTCGAGATGCTCAAGCGCGGCCTGAACGTCGGCTTCTCCGGCGGCGAGAAGAAGCGGATGGAAATCTTCCAGATGTCGATGCTTTCGCCGAAGTTCCTGATCCTGGACGAGACCGACAGCGGTCTGGACATCGACGCCCTGAAGATCGTCTCCGAAGGCGTCAACGCCCTGCGTTCGCCCGAGCGCGGCATGCTGGTCATCACCCACTATCAGCGCCTGCTGGACTACATCAAACCCGACAAGGTCCACGTGCTGGCCGCCGGCCGCATCGTCGCCTCGGGCGGTCCGGAACTGGCGCTGCAGCTGGAAGCCGAGGGCTACGACAAGTACGTGGCCGCCGCATGA
- a CDS encoding SUF system Fe-S cluster assembly protein, with translation MTDAAASSEPMTSLSKDELNRLTDQLIEKLKTVYDPEIPVDIYELGLIYKVDVSDDKDVAIDMTLTAPGCPVAGEMPGWVRDAVMEIPGLKSCNVELVFEPPWDSSRMSDEAKLQLNMF, from the coding sequence ATGACCGACGCCGCCGCTTCCTCCGAGCCCATGACCTCCCTGTCCAAGGACGAGCTTAACCGGCTGACCGATCAGCTGATCGAGAAGCTGAAGACCGTGTACGACCCGGAAATCCCGGTCGACATCTATGAGCTGGGCCTGATCTACAAGGTCGATGTCAGCGACGACAAGGACGTGGCCATCGACATGACCCTGACCGCCCCGGGCTGCCCGGTGGCCGGGGAAATGCCGGGCTGGGTCCGCGACGCGGTGATGGAAATCCCCGGCCTGAAGTCGTGCAATGTCGAGCTGGTCTTCGAGCCGCCGTGGGATTCCTCGCGGATGAGCGACGAGGCCAAGCTGCAACTGAACATGTTCTGA
- a CDS encoding aminotransferase class V-fold PLP-dependent enzyme, with product MAFDAPFDVEAIRAQFPILARQVHGKPLIYLDTAASAQKPDAVLDAMMGLARTSYANVHRGLHTLANETTEAYEKARETVARFINAEPTEVVWTKSATEAVNLVASSFGLSLNAGDEIVLSEMEHHANIVPWHFLRERKGVVLKFIPVLDDGRLDVEAFKGLLSEKTKMVAVTHMSNVLGTVNDVPEIVRLAHAAGAPVLLDGCQGVVHTKVDVKALDVDFYVFSGHKLYGPTGIGVLYGKAERLAALPPYQGGGEMIGSVSMDRITYADPPHRFEAGTPAILEAVGLGAAIEWLNGLDRDAAFAHEHALYERVAERLRGVNGVRILGEAPGKGAVLSFTVEGAHAHDIAQVLDRYGVAVRAGTHCAEPLMRRFGVTSSARASFALYNTEAEADAFVDALAKARSFFS from the coding sequence GTGGCCTTTGACGCTCCGTTCGATGTCGAGGCGATCCGCGCCCAGTTTCCGATCCTGGCCCGCCAGGTCCACGGCAAGCCGCTGATCTATCTCGACACCGCCGCCAGCGCCCAGAAGCCAGACGCGGTGCTGGACGCCATGATGGGCCTGGCTCGCACCTCTTACGCCAACGTCCACCGCGGCCTGCACACGCTCGCGAACGAAACGACGGAAGCCTATGAAAAGGCGCGCGAAACTGTCGCGCGTTTCATCAATGCCGAGCCGACCGAAGTCGTCTGGACCAAGAGCGCCACGGAAGCGGTGAACCTGGTCGCCAGTTCGTTCGGCCTGTCGCTAAACGCCGGCGACGAGATCGTGCTCTCGGAGATGGAGCACCACGCCAACATCGTGCCGTGGCACTTCCTGCGCGAGCGCAAGGGCGTGGTTTTGAAGTTCATCCCGGTGCTGGATGACGGCCGGCTCGACGTGGAGGCCTTCAAGGGCCTGCTGTCCGAGAAGACCAAGATGGTCGCGGTTACGCACATGTCGAACGTGCTGGGCACGGTCAACGACGTGCCTGAGATCGTCCGCCTGGCCCACGCCGCCGGCGCGCCGGTGCTGCTGGACGGCTGCCAGGGCGTGGTTCACACCAAAGTTGACGTGAAGGCCCTGGACGTCGATTTCTACGTTTTCTCCGGTCACAAGCTGTACGGTCCGACCGGCATCGGCGTGCTCTACGGCAAGGCCGAGCGCCTGGCCGCTCTGCCGCCTTATCAGGGCGGCGGCGAGATGATCGGTTCGGTCTCGATGGACCGCATCACCTACGCTGATCCGCCGCATCGCTTCGAGGCCGGCACTCCCGCGATCCTGGAGGCCGTCGGCCTGGGCGCGGCGATCGAGTGGCTGAATGGCCTCGATCGCGACGCAGCCTTCGCTCACGAGCATGCCCTCTACGAGCGCGTCGCCGAACGCCTGCGCGGCGTCAATGGCGTGCGGATCCTGGGCGAGGCGCCCGGCAAGGGCGCGGTGCTGTCGTTCACGGTCGAGGGCGCCCACGCCCATGACATCGCCCAGGTGCTGGACCGCTACGGCGTCGCCGTCCGCGCCGGGACCCATTGCGCAGAGCCCTTGATGCGCCGTTTCGGCGTCACATCGAGCGCGCGCGCCTCCTTCGCCCTATATAATACGGAAGCCGAAGCCGACGCGTTCGTGGACGCGCTGGCCAAGGCCCGCAGTTTCTTCAGTTGA
- the sufD gene encoding Fe-S cluster assembly protein SufD yields the protein MSLASALKTGDVTELPSRRDEDWRWTDLRGLIRTLPKVYQHAGTGVEGPFRDGVAFSASRTVSVANGYVDGLGGGALVFDVHDPVVALNVRSAGDQIGLVTALKVRVPAGVSGVLLESHVGEGGYLADFRLDITVEDGAALERIVLVDDDAQAVNVVTAEVDLAPGAAYAQTVLTSGARRQRIETRVNHPGAHAQVRLDGVYLLDGQRHADQTTVVTHAGVDGITSQLTKGMVNDQARGVFQGRIVVSPGADQTDARMGHHALILSDKAEIDAKPELLIFADDVSCAHGNTIGALDEEAIFYARQRGIPELEAKAMLTVAFVGEVVERIEHEGAREIAAAWVARKLGSPE from the coding sequence ATGAGCCTCGCCTCCGCCCTAAAGACCGGCGACGTCACCGAGCTGCCCTCGCGGCGCGACGAGGACTGGCGCTGGACGGACCTGCGCGGCCTGATCCGGACGCTGCCGAAGGTCTACCAGCACGCCGGGACCGGCGTCGAAGGCCCGTTCCGCGACGGCGTGGCGTTCTCGGCCAGCCGGACGGTTTCGGTCGCCAACGGCTATGTCGATGGCCTGGGCGGCGGCGCGCTGGTGTTCGACGTGCACGATCCTGTCGTGGCGCTGAACGTGCGATCGGCCGGCGACCAGATCGGTCTCGTGACCGCGCTGAAGGTCCGCGTGCCGGCGGGCGTGAGCGGCGTGCTGCTCGAAAGCCATGTGGGCGAGGGCGGTTACCTGGCCGACTTCCGCCTGGACATCACGGTGGAAGACGGCGCCGCGCTGGAGCGTATCGTGCTGGTCGATGATGACGCGCAAGCCGTCAACGTCGTCACCGCCGAGGTCGACCTGGCCCCCGGCGCGGCCTACGCCCAGACTGTGCTGACCTCGGGCGCGCGTCGCCAGCGTATCGAGACGCGGGTCAACCATCCGGGCGCACACGCCCAGGTCCGCCTGGACGGCGTCTATCTGCTGGACGGCCAGCGCCACGCCGACCAGACCACGGTCGTCACCCACGCCGGTGTCGACGGGATTACCAGCCAGCTGACCAAGGGCATGGTCAATGACCAGGCGCGGGGCGTCTTCCAGGGCCGCATCGTGGTCTCGCCCGGCGCCGACCAGACCGACGCGCGCATGGGCCATCACGCCCTGATCCTGTCGGACAAGGCCGAGATCGACGCCAAGCCGGAACTGCTGATCTTCGCCGACGACGTCTCCTGCGCCCACGGCAACACGATTGGCGCTCTGGACGAGGAAGCAATCTTCTACGCCCGCCAGCGCGGCATCCCGGAGCTCGAGGCCAAGGCCATGCTGACCGTGGCCTTCGTCGGCGAGGTGGTCGAGCGGATCGAGCACGAGGGCGCGCGTGAGATCGCCGCCGCCTGGGTCGCCCGCAAGCTGGGGAGCCCGGAATAG
- a CDS encoding glycosyltransferase family 9 protein, which yields MVQTVLIYSMGEVIGDGLIKLPFIAGLRAAFPEARISWCAAKGETVYAGPLKAVVAGYVDEVILDGRNGARPLDSLPWSKPFDGRAFDLVIDTQENLRRSGVARRGASGRFISAARHARDKDWPMAVTDRLARLLALATDGQGAPTPLALNHPDALNAAETLLPTGPTYVGLAPGAGGQDKRWPLENYFELARRIVAKGWTPVFLFGPDEAEDAAVAAREVPQALQPERNRMDGYTAVKGPLLVIALARRLAAGVANDAGPGHMLAAGGAPLLSLQQDRRKSVKFRPAARRLEMLVAEDYGSGMGALPVDAAWAALERLVTGAA from the coding sequence ATGGTCCAGACGGTTCTGATCTATTCGATGGGCGAGGTGATCGGCGATGGCCTGATCAAGCTGCCCTTTATAGCCGGCCTGCGCGCGGCCTTTCCTGAGGCTCGCATCAGCTGGTGCGCGGCCAAGGGCGAGACGGTCTATGCCGGCCCGCTGAAGGCCGTGGTGGCCGGCTATGTCGACGAGGTGATCCTGGACGGGCGCAACGGCGCGCGGCCCCTCGATAGCCTGCCGTGGAGCAAGCCGTTCGACGGTCGCGCGTTCGACCTCGTCATCGACACCCAGGAGAATCTGCGTCGCAGCGGCGTCGCCCGGCGCGGCGCGAGTGGTCGCTTCATCTCGGCCGCCCGTCATGCGCGCGACAAGGACTGGCCGATGGCCGTCACTGACCGCCTGGCGCGACTGCTGGCTCTGGCCACTGACGGGCAGGGCGCGCCGACGCCTCTGGCGCTCAACCATCCCGACGCTTTGAACGCCGCTGAGACCCTGCTGCCGACCGGCCCGACCTATGTCGGCCTAGCGCCCGGAGCGGGCGGTCAGGACAAACGCTGGCCGCTAGAGAACTATTTCGAGCTGGCGCGACGGATCGTCGCCAAGGGCTGGACGCCGGTATTCCTGTTCGGCCCCGACGAGGCCGAGGACGCCGCCGTGGCCGCGCGGGAGGTCCCGCAAGCGCTCCAGCCCGAGCGCAACCGCATGGACGGCTACACGGCCGTGAAGGGGCCGCTGCTGGTCATCGCCTTGGCCAGACGGCTGGCGGCCGGAGTCGCCAACGACGCCGGCCCGGGCCACATGCTGGCCGCCGGGGGCGCGCCGCTGCTGTCTCTGCAACAGGACCGCCGCAAGTCGGTGAAGTTCCGCCCCGCCGCCCGGCGGCTTGAGATGCTGGTCGCGGAAGACTACGGAAGCGGCATGGGCGCCCTGCCGGTCGACGCGGCCTGGGCGGCGCTCGAACGTCTGGTCACGGGAGCCGCCTGA
- a CDS encoding DUF6165 family protein — MSILAPISAGELVDKITILRVKAQRIGDPAKEANVRKELALLEATAAEHLPNTADIARLTDELTTVNAALWDIEDGKRDCERRQDFGPDFVALARRVYIDNDKRAAIKRAINEAAGSEIVEEKSYKPYLATSGE; from the coding sequence ATGTCCATCCTCGCGCCGATCTCGGCGGGCGAACTGGTCGACAAGATCACCATCCTGCGGGTCAAGGCCCAGCGCATCGGCGATCCGGCCAAGGAAGCCAATGTCCGCAAGGAGCTGGCCCTGCTGGAGGCTACCGCGGCCGAGCATCTGCCCAACACCGCCGACATCGCCCGCCTCACCGACGAACTGACCACCGTCAACGCCGCCCTGTGGGACATCGAGGACGGCAAGCGCGACTGCGAACGCCGCCAGGACTTCGGCCCGGACTTCGTCGCCCTGGCCCGCCGCGTCTATATCGACAACGACAAGCGCGCCGCCATCAAGCGCGCCATCAACGAAGCCGCCGGCTCGGAGATCGTCGAGGAGAAGAGCTACAAGCCCTATCTCGCGACGTCCGGAGAATGA
- a CDS encoding 1-acyl-sn-glycerol-3-phosphate acyltransferase, whose translation MRSALFNAYYWVLSIFYGLSAAFAALAPGRDAVTFTLRLYSRRMLWALDVLGGVKVELKGQENLPKGPCIIAAKHHSWGDGFVMFAHVDNLSFVTGDHLEKFPLVGAILKKFGAIVVDSCGGPEARKALSESAAQVAAEGRRILIYPEGHLAAPGERFRYRTGVYYMSKDFNLPVVPVATNLGCFWKQQEKAKTPGVATVEFLSPLPQGLEKDDFMQRMEAAIEGRTNELIAKARGEPVKPSVLVEWDGRKNVAATPKTAEASA comes from the coding sequence ATGCGCAGCGCCTTGTTCAACGCCTATTACTGGGTCCTGTCGATCTTCTATGGCCTGTCGGCGGCCTTCGCCGCCCTGGCGCCGGGTCGCGACGCCGTGACCTTCACGCTGAGGCTCTATAGCCGCCGGATGCTGTGGGCGCTGGACGTGCTGGGCGGGGTGAAGGTTGAGCTGAAAGGCCAGGAAAACCTGCCAAAGGGCCCTTGCATCATCGCCGCCAAGCACCACAGCTGGGGCGACGGCTTCGTGATGTTCGCCCATGTCGACAATCTCAGCTTCGTCACCGGCGACCACCTGGAGAAGTTCCCGCTGGTCGGGGCGATCCTGAAGAAGTTCGGGGCCATTGTCGTCGACAGTTGCGGCGGTCCCGAGGCGCGCAAGGCTCTGTCGGAAAGCGCCGCCCAGGTCGCGGCCGAGGGCCGGCGGATCCTGATCTATCCCGAAGGACACCTGGCCGCGCCGGGCGAGCGGTTCCGCTATCGCACCGGCGTCTACTACATGAGCAAGGACTTTAACCTGCCGGTCGTGCCGGTAGCCACCAATCTCGGCTGCTTCTGGAAGCAGCAGGAGAAGGCCAAGACGCCCGGAGTCGCCACCGTCGAGTTCCTGTCACCCCTGCCCCAGGGCCTGGAGAAGGACGACTTCATGCAGCGCATGGAGGCGGCGATCGAAGGCCGCACGAATGAACTGATCGCAAAGGCGCGCGGAGAACCGGTGAAGCCCTCGGTGCTGGTGGAGTGGGATGGCCGGAAGAACGTGGCCGCGACGCCGAAGACAGCGGAAGCCTCGGCCTAA
- the sufB gene encoding Fe-S cluster assembly protein SufB: MAAVKETVETVAALEKYEHGFTTDIAQEFAPKGLSEDIVRFISAKKDEPQWMLDWRLEAYRRWLELEEPTWAKVNFPKIDYQDSYYYAAPSTKEGPKSLDEVDPEILAVYAKLGIPLKEQEVLAGVEGAPRYAVDAVFDSVSVVTTFKKELAAVGVIFCSMSEAVREHPELVRQYLGSVVPTSDNYFACLNSAVFSDGSFVYIPPGVRCPMELSTYFRINAKDSGQFERTLIIADKGAYCSYLEGCTAPMRDENQLHAAVVELVLLDDAEIKYSTVQNWYPGDPETGKGGIYNFVTKRADCRGDRSKVSWTQVETGSAITWKYPSCVLRGEGSSGEFYSIAVTNGHQQADTGTKMIHLGANTKSRIVAKGISAGKSTSTYRGLVSAHPKAKGARNFTQCDSLLIGKDCAAHTVPYIEARNGQSVFEHEATTTRLSDDQLFYCQQRGLSQEEAVALLVNGFVKDVLQQLPMEFAVEAQKLVAISLEGSVG; this comes from the coding sequence CGCTTCATCTCGGCCAAGAAGGACGAGCCCCAGTGGATGCTGGACTGGCGGCTGGAAGCCTATCGCCGCTGGCTTGAGCTGGAAGAGCCGACCTGGGCGAAGGTGAACTTCCCCAAGATCGACTACCAGGACAGCTACTACTACGCCGCGCCCTCGACCAAGGAAGGCCCCAAGAGCCTGGACGAGGTCGATCCGGAGATCCTGGCCGTCTACGCCAAGCTGGGCATTCCCCTGAAGGAACAAGAGGTTCTGGCCGGAGTCGAAGGCGCGCCGCGCTACGCCGTGGACGCGGTGTTCGACAGCGTCAGCGTCGTGACGACCTTCAAGAAGGAGCTAGCCGCCGTCGGGGTCATCTTCTGCTCGATGAGCGAGGCGGTCCGCGAGCATCCGGAACTGGTGCGCCAGTACCTGGGCAGCGTGGTCCCGACCTCGGACAACTATTTCGCCTGCCTGAACAGCGCCGTCTTCAGCGACGGCTCGTTCGTCTACATTCCGCCGGGCGTGCGCTGCCCGATGGAGCTGTCGACCTATTTCCGGATAAACGCCAAGGATTCCGGACAGTTCGAGCGGACTTTGATCATCGCCGACAAGGGCGCCTATTGCTCGTACCTGGAGGGCTGCACGGCCCCGATGCGCGACGAGAACCAGCTGCACGCCGCCGTGGTCGAGCTCGTCCTGCTGGACGACGCCGAGATCAAATATTCGACCGTCCAGAACTGGTACCCGGGCGATCCCGAGACCGGCAAGGGCGGCATCTACAACTTCGTCACCAAGCGTGCCGACTGCCGGGGCGACCGCTCCAAGGTCTCGTGGACCCAGGTCGAGACCGGCTCGGCCATCACCTGGAAATATCCGTCCTGCGTGCTGCGCGGCGAGGGCAGCTCGGGCGAGTTCTATTCGATTGCCGTGACCAACGGTCATCAGCAGGCCGACACCGGCACAAAGATGATCCACCTGGGCGCCAACACCAAATCGCGGATCGTCGCCAAGGGCATCAGCGCGGGCAAGTCGACCTCGACCTATCGCGGCCTGGTCTCGGCCCACCCCAAGGCCAAGGGCGCGCGCAACTTCACCCAGTGCGACAGCCTGCTGATCGGCAAGGACTGCGCGGCCCACACCGTGCCCTATATCGAGGCCCGCAACGGCCAATCGGTGTTTGAGCACGAGGCCACCACCACGCGCCTGTCGGACGACCAACTGTTCTACTGCCAGCAGCGGGGGCTATCCCAGGAAGAGGCCGTCGCCCTGCTGGTCAACGGCTTCGTCAAGGACGTGCTGCAGCAACTGCCCATGGAATTCGCCGTCGAAGCCCAGAAGCTTGTGGCGATCAGCCTGGAAGGGAGCGTGGGGTGA